A region from the Mesorhizobium sp. J8 genome encodes:
- a CDS encoding restriction endonuclease subunit S — MSNEVPDDWRTAPFIELADYVNGRAFKPEDWGTKGLPIIRIAQITNSDAETNFFDGEVDRRNLIDTGDLIFSWSATLAVMRWAKGPAVLNQHLFKVTPAKGIDRDWLQYRLEASIPELAEEAHGTTMKHIRKSTLSSKSTFVPPLDEQRRIAEVLRSVDDALARNVETAQHLWALRSLALAEFFVASDDEDAEETLIGRLRPGWRVTAAVDVCEAVIDCKNRTPPITVDGAAVVRTMNVRRGRFVRANLVRTDAQSFEEWTKRGRPQVGDILITREAPIGEVCAVPADEPVCLGQRMMLFRPRSHELHSAYLLYALQSAGVQEHLLRLAGGSTVGHVRVGDIRQLPIPLPDLQTQVAIAEAMADVDRAIDQTVDAVALIRAQKSALMADLLSGKVRVAASIATTAKPVPPAFKRAVFAAEIVQQLHNDTRFGSVKHEKIVHICELHLGLQADINRHAYKEAAGPYDPKARRSVERIFQQQKWFNVTNVEGNRVVYVPLEKMGGHTDYFARYFGNKRNAVQWIIDLLRPLNTEQCEIVATLYSAWNDLLIDKQQPSDKEIVASVLQWHPRKQEISEDRWLAALPWMRQKGLVPKGIGEKTRVALT, encoded by the coding sequence ATGTCGAATGAGGTGCCGGATGACTGGCGAACCGCGCCCTTTATCGAGCTTGCGGACTATGTGAACGGACGCGCTTTCAAGCCTGAGGATTGGGGCACGAAGGGGCTTCCAATCATCAGGATCGCGCAGATCACTAACTCTGACGCAGAAACCAACTTCTTCGATGGGGAGGTCGACCGTCGCAACCTCATCGACACCGGCGACCTGATTTTCTCGTGGTCGGCCACCTTGGCGGTCATGCGCTGGGCCAAGGGACCTGCGGTTCTCAACCAGCATCTCTTCAAGGTAACGCCTGCGAAGGGCATTGACCGCGATTGGCTCCAGTACAGGTTGGAAGCGTCAATCCCCGAACTTGCGGAGGAAGCGCATGGGACCACCATGAAGCACATTCGCAAGAGCACGCTTTCATCGAAGTCCACCTTTGTGCCACCTCTCGATGAGCAACGCCGGATTGCTGAGGTGTTGCGGTCGGTGGACGATGCCCTCGCCCGAAACGTGGAAACCGCGCAACATTTGTGGGCCTTGCGAAGTTTGGCTCTTGCCGAGTTTTTCGTCGCTTCGGATGACGAAGATGCGGAAGAGACCCTAATAGGGCGACTTCGCCCTGGTTGGCGAGTAACCGCCGCTGTCGACGTCTGCGAAGCGGTGATCGACTGTAAGAACAGAACTCCTCCAATCACTGTCGATGGAGCGGCGGTGGTCCGAACCATGAATGTTCGGCGTGGTCGTTTCGTGAGGGCCAATCTCGTTCGCACCGACGCTCAGTCGTTTGAGGAATGGACAAAGCGAGGGAGGCCGCAGGTCGGGGATATTCTCATTACTCGCGAGGCTCCAATCGGGGAAGTCTGTGCTGTCCCGGCGGACGAACCGGTGTGCTTGGGCCAAAGAATGATGCTTTTTCGTCCAAGATCACATGAACTCCATTCCGCTTATCTGCTGTACGCCCTGCAGAGCGCGGGAGTGCAGGAGCACTTGCTTCGATTAGCTGGCGGATCGACCGTTGGACATGTCCGGGTCGGTGACATTCGCCAACTGCCTATTCCTTTGCCGGACCTGCAAACCCAGGTCGCCATCGCCGAAGCTATGGCTGACGTGGACCGTGCTATCGACCAAACAGTGGATGCTGTCGCGTTAATCCGAGCTCAAAAATCCGCCCTCATGGCTGACTTACTGTCGGGAAAAGTGCGGGTGGCTGCGTCCATTGCTACCACGGCCAAGCCGGTTCCACCGGCTTTCAAGCGCGCTGTTTTCGCTGCCGAGATTGTCCAGCAACTGCATAACGACACTCGCTTCGGCTCCGTCAAGCACGAGAAAATCGTGCATATTTGCGAACTGCACCTCGGGCTACAGGCAGATATCAATCGTCACGCCTACAAAGAGGCTGCTGGACCCTACGATCCTAAGGCAAGACGGTCAGTGGAGAGGATTTTCCAGCAGCAGAAATGGTTTAACGTGACCAACGTCGAGGGAAACCGTGTCGTATATGTGCCGCTGGAAAAAATGGGCGGCCACACGGACTATTTTGCGCGCTATTTTGGAAATAAGCGAAATGCGGTCCAGTGGATCATAGACCTCCTACGTCCCCTCAATACTGAACAATGCGAGATAGTGGCGACACTCTATTCCGCCTGGAACGATTTACTTATCGACAAGCAACAGCCCAGTGACAAGGAGATAGTCGCCTCAGTGCTTCAGTGGCACCCTCGGAAGCAAGAGATATCGGAGGATCGCTGGCTCGCAGCGTTGCCGTGGATGCGCCAGAAAGGGCTAGTTCCCAAAGGCATCGGGGAAAAAACACGGGTGGCTCTGACATGA
- a CDS encoding type I restriction endonuclease subunit R, giving the protein MSEYRLAEKATLDTLAGMGWQPLSPATALAMRLEENRVILKPILVDALRELNGIGAADAEAIYNELATLSDNEEWQRKLRGGYSRRLTGENRDSTLSLIDFKQPRRNRFHVVRQFRVAAQRPRVPDIVLFVNGIPLVVIEAKSPLKTTAKAEEAFEQVKQYERDIPRLFYPNAFNLVTDGMVTFYGATGAPSQFYAPWPDAWPRKREEFPDDLAKDLWCLCEPLRLLDLVAHFIVFEIDPETGHKIKKICRYQQFRAVNKAVERVAEGRHRKGLIWHTQGSGKSLTMVFQALKLKTHLTLEAPTLANPNILVLTDRIDLDDQISKTFVACDLPNPTQCGSVAALREAVNRAGSGQILLSTIFKFAGSKDPIPNSANWIVLVDECHRTQEKDLGAFLQATLPEAHFYGFTGTPIKSTDKDTYARFSVAGEGYLDKYGIDDAVRDGATVPILYEGRKADWAINEAEIDILFDRWFVDLPDEKREELKRKGLTVATIAKHPERIRLIAMDIWEHFKTVCQPDGFKAQIVAVDREAVILYRSALSAVITADLTRGGMEGGLARIKADAMIACVYSKSQEDNKPSEHQSVTALRSELEAQYLDDTAEKEVKKRFKALGQQPSFLIVCDKLLTGFDAPIEHVMYLDKPLKEHNLLQAIARTNRTCSIRLPNGGEIEKPNGRIVDYIGVTANLDEALKSYRSEDVANAMRDIAILRNDLKEAHARYRAQKRVMGLDGVDEKAAAYAAGKLAAGEHEDDWFELQRLTRNFIKVYGDLSPDPAILEFTAEVKWAAAFLRLATQVISKDESLDHRSYSGKIRDMLEQHVHVTGLSTTIRLRSITDPSFADDFTTDGKAEPELQEAFVRKSAELRRVTRELVDKNPAQYGRFSERVMEIIRRFEEGQLAAADGLHEFEGLTGDIEAEQGAHAELGMDENAFSILRIIEAVAPDVEHATLQDAAIAIGAVYAGAAAMQPAFAHMEAYLRSLRQQVRRILTEQGIGDTKVIREKVEEFAIQAYGASS; this is encoded by the coding sequence ATGAGCGAATATCGCCTAGCCGAGAAAGCCACTCTTGATACGCTGGCTGGGATGGGTTGGCAGCCATTGTCCCCGGCCACAGCGTTGGCGATGCGGCTGGAAGAAAATCGCGTCATCCTTAAGCCCATCCTAGTGGACGCGCTGCGCGAATTGAACGGCATCGGCGCGGCAGATGCCGAGGCAATCTACAACGAGCTTGCCACGCTGTCCGACAACGAGGAATGGCAGCGAAAGCTGCGCGGGGGCTATTCGCGCCGCCTGACGGGTGAGAACCGCGACAGCACTCTCTCGCTGATCGACTTCAAGCAGCCACGTCGTAACCGCTTCCATGTCGTCCGACAGTTTCGTGTCGCAGCCCAGCGCCCACGTGTGCCCGACATCGTGCTGTTCGTGAACGGCATTCCCCTGGTGGTGATCGAAGCCAAGTCGCCTCTTAAGACCACGGCCAAGGCTGAGGAAGCCTTCGAGCAGGTCAAGCAATATGAGCGGGACATCCCCCGGCTGTTCTATCCCAACGCCTTCAATCTAGTCACCGACGGCATGGTGACGTTCTATGGCGCGACCGGAGCCCCCTCGCAGTTTTATGCTCCGTGGCCCGACGCATGGCCGCGAAAGCGCGAAGAATTTCCGGATGACCTCGCGAAGGACCTGTGGTGCCTGTGCGAACCGTTGCGCCTGCTCGACCTCGTGGCCCATTTCATCGTGTTCGAGATCGACCCCGAGACGGGTCACAAGATCAAAAAAATCTGCCGCTATCAGCAGTTCCGCGCGGTCAACAAGGCGGTGGAACGGGTTGCGGAAGGGCGGCACCGCAAGGGCCTGATCTGGCACACCCAGGGGTCGGGCAAGAGCCTAACGATGGTATTCCAGGCGCTAAAGCTCAAGACCCATTTGACGCTCGAGGCGCCGACGCTCGCCAACCCTAACATACTCGTGCTGACCGACCGGATCGACCTCGACGACCAGATCAGCAAGACGTTCGTTGCCTGCGATTTGCCCAACCCGACGCAGTGCGGATCGGTCGCGGCACTACGCGAGGCGGTAAATCGGGCTGGCAGCGGGCAAATCCTGCTATCTACCATATTCAAGTTTGCAGGTTCGAAGGACCCAATCCCCAACTCGGCCAACTGGATCGTGCTGGTGGACGAGTGTCACCGCACGCAAGAAAAGGACTTGGGCGCGTTCCTGCAGGCGACGTTGCCCGAAGCGCATTTCTACGGCTTCACCGGCACGCCGATCAAATCGACCGACAAGGATACCTACGCTCGGTTCTCGGTGGCGGGCGAGGGCTATCTCGACAAATACGGCATTGATGACGCGGTGCGCGACGGCGCAACTGTGCCAATCCTCTACGAAGGCCGCAAAGCTGATTGGGCGATCAATGAGGCCGAAATCGATATTCTATTCGACCGCTGGTTCGTGGACTTGCCCGACGAAAAGCGAGAGGAACTGAAGCGCAAAGGGCTGACCGTAGCTACAATAGCTAAGCATCCGGAGCGCATCCGGCTGATCGCGATGGACATCTGGGAGCACTTCAAGACTGTCTGCCAGCCAGACGGCTTCAAAGCCCAGATCGTCGCCGTGGATCGCGAGGCGGTGATCCTCTACCGCTCAGCATTGTCTGCAGTGATTACGGCCGATCTCACGCGTGGTGGCATGGAGGGGGGGCTGGCGCGGATAAAGGCGGACGCCATGATCGCCTGCGTCTATTCCAAGAGCCAGGAAGACAACAAGCCGAGTGAGCACCAAAGCGTCACCGCGCTTCGGTCAGAGCTAGAAGCGCAGTATCTCGATGATACCGCCGAGAAGGAGGTGAAAAAGCGCTTCAAGGCGCTGGGGCAGCAGCCGAGCTTCCTGATCGTCTGCGACAAGCTGCTGACGGGTTTCGATGCGCCCATCGAGCATGTGATGTACCTGGACAAGCCGCTGAAGGAGCACAACCTGCTTCAGGCTATTGCTCGGACCAACCGGACCTGCTCGATCAGGTTGCCTAACGGTGGTGAAATCGAAAAGCCTAATGGACGCATTGTTGATTATATCGGCGTCACCGCCAACCTCGACGAGGCGCTGAAGTCCTATCGTTCCGAGGATGTCGCGAACGCGATGCGCGACATCGCCATTTTGCGGAATGATCTCAAGGAAGCGCACGCTCGATACCGCGCGCAGAAACGCGTCATGGGGCTGGACGGCGTGGATGAGAAGGCCGCCGCCTATGCTGCTGGCAAGCTAGCCGCTGGCGAGCACGAGGACGACTGGTTCGAGCTTCAACGTCTCACTCGGAACTTCATAAAGGTCTATGGCGACCTGTCGCCCGACCCCGCCATTCTTGAGTTCACTGCGGAAGTCAAATGGGCCGCGGCATTCCTACGGTTGGCGACACAGGTAATCAGCAAGGACGAGAGCCTCGACCATCGGAGCTACTCGGGCAAGATAAGGGATATGCTGGAGCAGCATGTCCATGTCACGGGTCTTTCCACGACAATACGGCTTCGGAGCATTACCGATCCGAGCTTTGCAGACGACTTCACCACCGACGGCAAGGCTGAACCTGAATTGCAGGAAGCCTTCGTGCGCAAATCAGCCGAGCTTCGCCGCGTCACGCGTGAACTAGTGGATAAGAACCCCGCACAATATGGCCGGTTCTCGGAACGGGTGATGGAGATCATCCGAAGGTTCGAGGAGGGCCAACTTGCGGCCGCCGACGGACTGCATGAGTTCGAGGGGCTGACCGGCGACATTGAGGCAGAGCAAGGCGCGCATGCTGAGCTTGGCATGGATGAGAACGCCTTCTCGATCCTTCGCATCATCGAAGCCGTCGCGCCAGATGTCGAGCATGCCACCTTGCAGGATGCCGCAATCGCCATTGGTGCGGTCTACGCGGGGGCGGCCGCAATGCAACCCGCATTTGCTCACATGGAAGCCTATTTGCGTTCGTTGCGCCAACAGGTCCGGCGCATCCTGACCGAGCAAGGTATCGGCGACACTAAGGTGATCCGCGAAAAGGTCGAAGAGTTTGCCATCCAAGCCTACGGAGCCTCTTCCTGA
- a CDS encoding M48 family metallopeptidase — protein MPTLQIGRKQIPYELRRSAAASERRITVTPGHVEVLALTSDGDHDIANFLLRKRQWVFNTVREMERITSGRHAVPRFMTGSKILFRGRRMPLTVRRTDGERIELTFRNGFIVDLPSWVGGDADKLVASELKLWFKRRVRRDVKEIAAEYSSRFGFAPRSIRVADFANGWGSCGAEGNILINWHLVFAPKKVLEYVIVHELAHLRYRSHRSEFWSYLASILPGFDQSKAWLEINESSLNADFLNWAKV, from the coding sequence ATGCCAACGCTGCAAATAGGAAGGAAGCAAATCCCGTACGAGCTTCGTCGCTCTGCTGCGGCATCGGAACGCCGCATCACTGTCACGCCAGGCCATGTCGAGGTGCTGGCCCTCACCAGTGACGGCGACCACGACATCGCAAACTTCTTGCTGCGCAAGCGGCAGTGGGTGTTCAACACGGTTCGCGAGATGGAGCGGATCACTTCTGGCCGGCATGCCGTGCCTCGGTTCATGACGGGTTCGAAGATACTCTTTCGTGGCCGACGCATGCCCTTGACGGTTCGGCGGACCGATGGCGAACGGATCGAACTTACATTCCGCAACGGCTTCATAGTCGATCTTCCGTCTTGGGTAGGTGGCGACGCCGACAAACTCGTCGCCAGTGAACTGAAGCTGTGGTTCAAACGGCGCGTTCGGCGAGATGTGAAGGAGATTGCCGCAGAGTACAGCAGCCGGTTCGGATTTGCACCTCGCTCGATCCGCGTCGCTGATTTCGCAAATGGCTGGGGATCATGCGGCGCTGAGGGCAACATCCTCATCAACTGGCATCTCGTTTTCGCTCCGAAGAAGGTGCTGGAGTACGTCATCGTCCACGAACTCGCTCATCTCCGGTACCGCTCGCACCGTTCAGAGTTTTGGTCCTATTTGGCGTCTATCTTACCAGGCTTCGACCAATCTAAGGCTTGGCTCGAAATCAATGAAAGTAGTCTAAACGCCGACTTCCTGAACTGGGCGAAGGTGTAG